One Rosa chinensis cultivar Old Blush chromosome 5, RchiOBHm-V2, whole genome shotgun sequence genomic region harbors:
- the LOC112166471 gene encoding uncharacterized protein LOC112166471 isoform X2 yields the protein MAKRSDFAQKLLDDLRVRKERMAAPAQSSNRSNTMAIDAYAYSKQTYRGSRDTKTHGITSSRTGNPQSRSTGSSRTPIRQEASNQMVAYGRGGNSGQIVDLSMALAFALENGATKLTRTSSSSKSSVMGFLNQIGRGSMDFKNMERKGNVNMYWGSSSQFPNLSNFHIEEISRGAQKLNQILRACSNGVNVDKFSIEIGKELFKGAMDLEESLRMLVNLQEASEHMNTSQRKSRITLLDEDEDGEDQIEEQKQLALPRFSFDKSTRHARKIQEVGRMVLKPKMAALTYPTGGSTDEKQGRETATSVSRRHSVSYIPDVKNPSKQSDQKVSKPEKDRIPNVIAKLMGLDELPKNENAKSSTRQKDNIPKKPRERGAAIGHTMQESSKIAGVKTKDGENLVSTSRQKVVEGNKNPLMQKNTAFLLQAEKVLPANNNVGLEMVIHDGKQSSKDLMGIKPVTRSGKTTTMKTDKQQSAQFRQNSSKDNHERERKQDTMRYGEQKLQVRKQQDTEMVSKSTSNKAAKQPHTSQARVNRNSMVEVVNAVQPRGVPNGTYHENLVRRKSAAELNMHMNDFPQKDSDQENLGIPPARKEKAVHHVAPLQKAKTRRVNKSEIPRRVDEVVTRRNGTLNKLTRPPKQSILDQVTHRTHDKVSGHSGAEKGRASRLKQAEPRIVKSNKSTESTRPLHLVQNLQKEAEAPTFYGHNEDEFRSLREPKTLVPHDSRQNSISVVPNDQHDQVPIFGADECITSPNALNGTQSTHEDTLDISSTLQLEQQKPFKWRKQEPLTETEILLKQIVIQSQLFLNTAEALFRLEIPFGILHASSSDYDHEYKYITHPEDIKLTLDCSYEIMKRKGKRQELAVHPKFVKVSISFTQVQSLDELVKQLSKDIDKLKLYGKNGKLECGVEEYVPRMLEFDVNNREPELNCMWDLGWDVTMFGFVEVDEVVRDLERGVLSGLVDELTRDLFHM from the exons ATGGCGAAGAGATCAGATTTTGCGCAAAAGCTGCTGGATGATCTTCGGGTTAGGAAGGAACGAATGGCTGCACCAGCGCAGAGCTCAAACCGTTCAAACACAATGGCTATAG ATGCATATGCTTATTCCAAGCAAACTTATAGAGGATCAAGGGATACAAAAACCCATGGAATA ACTAGTTCCAGAACTGGGAACCCCCAGAGCAGGTCAACTGGAAGTAGTAGAACACCTATTCGTCAAGAAGCTTCAAACCAGATGGTTGCTTATGGGAGAGGTGGGAACTCAGGACAAATAGTAGATCTTTCCATGGCCTTGGCTTTTGCACTTGAGAATGGAGCCACAAAACTCACCAGAACAAGTTCATCAAGCAAAAGTTCAGTGATGGGGTTTCTGAATCAAATTGGTAGGGGATCCATGGACTTCAAAAATATGGAAAGAAAGGGAAATGTCAACATGTACTGGGGTTCAAGTAGTCAGTTCCCTAACCTTTCAAATTTCCATATAGAAGAAATATCCAGAGGGGCACAGAAACTAAACCAGATCCTTAGAGCTTGCTCCAATGGTGTTAATGTTGATAAGTTTTCAATAGAGATCGGGAAGGAACTGTTTAAAGGGGCCATGGATTTGGAAGAGTCCTTGAGAATGCTTGTGAACCTGCAGGAAGCTTCAGAACATATGAACACCTCCCAGAGGAAAAGTCGAATCACATTGCTAGACgaagatgaagatggtgaagaccaaATAGAAGAACAAAAGCAACTGGCTCTGCCAAGGTTTTCCTTTGACAAATCAACAAGACATGCTCGTAAAATCCAAGAAGTAGGAAGGATGGTCCTCAAGCCTAAGATGGCAGCTCTGACTTACCCCACAGGAGGTAGTACGGATGAGAAGCAAGGCAGAGAGACAGCAACCTCAGTTTCTCGCAGGCATTCAGTCAGCTATATCCCTGATGTCAAAAATCCATCAAAACAGTCAGACCAGAAAGTGTCTAAACCAGAAAAAGATAGGATTCCAAATGTTATTGCAAAGCTGATGGGCCTGGATGAGCTTCCCAAAAATGAAAACGCAAAATCCAGTACCAGACAGAAAGACAACATCCCCAAGAAACCAAGAGAAAGGGGAGCTGCAATAGGGCATACAATGCAGGAAAGCAGTAAGATTGCTGGTGTTAAGACCAAAGATGGTGAGAATCTGGTATCCACAAGTAGACAGAAAGTGGTAGAAGGCAATAAGAATCCCTTGATGCAGAAAAACACTGCTTTTCTTCTGCAAGCAGAAAAGGTCCTGCCTGCCAACAACAATGTTGGCCTTGAGATGGTTATTCATGATGGAAAACAATCCTCAAAAGACTTGATGGGAATAAAACCTGTGACAAGATCAGGAAAGACAACCACCATGAAAACAGATAAGCAGCAAAGTGCCCAATTCAGACAGAACAGCAGTAAGGATAATCacgaaagagaaagaaagcagGATACTATGAGGTATGGGGAACAAAAGTTGCAGGTAAGAAAACAACAAGATACTGAGATGGTATCCAAGAGTACATCCAACAAGGCAGCAAAGCAGCCTCACACAAGCCAAGCCAGGGTAAATAGAAACAGTATGGTAGAAGTTGTTAATGCCGTGCAACCCAGAGGAGTTCCAAATGGCACTTACCACGAGAATCTAGTGAGAAGAAAAAGTGCAGCTGAATTGAACATGCATATGAATGATTTTCCTCAAAAGGACTCAGATCAAGAAAATTTAGGCATTCCACCAGCTAGGAAGGAAAAAGCTGTTCATCATGTAGCACCCTTACAGAAGGCAAAAACTAGAAGAGTGAATAAAAGTGAAATTCCTCGAAGAGTGGATGAAGTAGTGACCAGAAGAAATGGAACGCTGAATAAGTTGACAAGGCCACCAAAACAATCTATTTTGGACCAAGTGACACATAGAACCCATGATAAAGTCAGTGGCCACAGTGGAGCAGAAAAGGGTAGAGCCAGTAGGTTGAAACAAGCAGAGCCACGCATAGTCAAGTCCAACAAATCAACAGAAAGCACTCGACCACTACATTTGGTACAGAACCTACAGAAAGAAGCTGAGGCTCCTACTTTCTATGGTCACAATGAAGACGAATTCCGAAGCCTCCGAGAACCAAAAACTCTAGTCCCACATGACAGT CGTCAAAATTCAATCTCAGTAGTACCTAACGATCAACATGATCAAGTACCAATCTTTGGAGCTGATGAGTGCATTACATCACCAAATGCACTTAATG GAACCCAATCAACCCATGAAGACACCTTGGATATTTCATCCACATTGCAATTGGAGCAACAGAAGCCTTTCAAATGGAGAAAACAAGAGCCACTTACAGAAACTGAAATCCTTCTCAAGCAGATAGTGATCCAGAGCCAACTGTTCCTCAACACAGCAGAGGCACTTTTCAGACTCGAAATCCCTTTCGGAATTCTCCACGCTAGTAGTAGCGACTACGATCATGAGTACAAGTACATCACTCATCCCGAAGACATTAAGCTCACATTAGACTGCAGCTACGagataatgaaaagaaaaggtaaaAGGCAAGAGCTCGCTGTGCATCCCAAGTTTGTGAAGGTATCCATAAGCTTCACTCAGGTCCAGTCTCTGGATGAGCTGGTTAAGCAGTTGAGTAAAGACATTGATAAGCTGAAACTGTATGGGAAGAATGGAAAACTGGAATGTGGGGTTGAAGAGTATGTGCCTAGAATGCTTGAATTCGACGTGAATAACAGGGAGCCTGAGCTGAATTGTATGTGGGATTTGGGTTGGGATGTGACCATGTTTGGGTTTGTTGAAGTGGATGAAGTTGTTAGGGATTTGGAGAGGGGTGTGCTCAGTGGACTTGTTGATGAGCTTACCAGAGACCTCTTTCATATGTGA
- the LOC112166471 gene encoding uncharacterized protein LOC112166471 isoform X1, which yields MAKRSDFAQKLLDDLRVRKERMAAPAQSSNRSNTMAIDAYAYSKQTYRGSRDTKTHGITSSRTGNPQSRSTGSSRTPIRQEASNQMVAYGRGGNSGQIVDLSMALAFALENGATKLTRTSSSSKSSVMGFLNQIGRGSMDFKNMERKGNVNMYWGSSSQFPNLSNFHIEEISRGAQKLNQILRACSNGVNVDKFSIEIGKELFKGAMDLEESLRMLVNLQEASEHMNTSQRKSRITLLDEDEDGEDQIEEQKQLALPRFSFDKSTRHARKIQEVGRMVLKPKMAALTYPTGGSTDEKQGRETATSVSRRHSVSYIPDVKNPSKQSDQKVSKPEKDRIPNVIAKLMGLDELPKNENAKSSTRQKDNIPKKPRERGAAIGHTMQESSKIAGVKTKDGENLVSTSRQKVVEGNKNPLMQKNTAFLLQAEKVLPANNNVGLEMVIHDGKQSSKDLMGIKPVTRSGKTTTMKTDKQQSAQFRQNSSKDNHERERKQDTMRYGEQKLQVRKQQDTEMVSKSTSNKAAKQPHTSQARVNRNSMVEVVNAVQPRGVPNGTYHENLVRRKSAAELNMHMNDFPQKDSDQENLGIPPARKEKAVHHVAPLQKAKTRRVNKSEIPRRVDEVVTRRNGTLNKLTRPPKQSILDQVTHRTHDKVSGHSGAEKGRASRLKQAEPRIVKSNKSTESTRPLHLVQNLQKEAEAPTFYGHNEDEFRSLREPKTLVPHDSRQNSISVVPNDQHDQVPIFGADECITSPNALNVAGTQSTHEDTLDISSTLQLEQQKPFKWRKQEPLTETEILLKQIVIQSQLFLNTAEALFRLEIPFGILHASSSDYDHEYKYITHPEDIKLTLDCSYEIMKRKGKRQELAVHPKFVKVSISFTQVQSLDELVKQLSKDIDKLKLYGKNGKLECGVEEYVPRMLEFDVNNREPELNCMWDLGWDVTMFGFVEVDEVVRDLERGVLSGLVDELTRDLFHM from the exons ATGGCGAAGAGATCAGATTTTGCGCAAAAGCTGCTGGATGATCTTCGGGTTAGGAAGGAACGAATGGCTGCACCAGCGCAGAGCTCAAACCGTTCAAACACAATGGCTATAG ATGCATATGCTTATTCCAAGCAAACTTATAGAGGATCAAGGGATACAAAAACCCATGGAATA ACTAGTTCCAGAACTGGGAACCCCCAGAGCAGGTCAACTGGAAGTAGTAGAACACCTATTCGTCAAGAAGCTTCAAACCAGATGGTTGCTTATGGGAGAGGTGGGAACTCAGGACAAATAGTAGATCTTTCCATGGCCTTGGCTTTTGCACTTGAGAATGGAGCCACAAAACTCACCAGAACAAGTTCATCAAGCAAAAGTTCAGTGATGGGGTTTCTGAATCAAATTGGTAGGGGATCCATGGACTTCAAAAATATGGAAAGAAAGGGAAATGTCAACATGTACTGGGGTTCAAGTAGTCAGTTCCCTAACCTTTCAAATTTCCATATAGAAGAAATATCCAGAGGGGCACAGAAACTAAACCAGATCCTTAGAGCTTGCTCCAATGGTGTTAATGTTGATAAGTTTTCAATAGAGATCGGGAAGGAACTGTTTAAAGGGGCCATGGATTTGGAAGAGTCCTTGAGAATGCTTGTGAACCTGCAGGAAGCTTCAGAACATATGAACACCTCCCAGAGGAAAAGTCGAATCACATTGCTAGACgaagatgaagatggtgaagaccaaATAGAAGAACAAAAGCAACTGGCTCTGCCAAGGTTTTCCTTTGACAAATCAACAAGACATGCTCGTAAAATCCAAGAAGTAGGAAGGATGGTCCTCAAGCCTAAGATGGCAGCTCTGACTTACCCCACAGGAGGTAGTACGGATGAGAAGCAAGGCAGAGAGACAGCAACCTCAGTTTCTCGCAGGCATTCAGTCAGCTATATCCCTGATGTCAAAAATCCATCAAAACAGTCAGACCAGAAAGTGTCTAAACCAGAAAAAGATAGGATTCCAAATGTTATTGCAAAGCTGATGGGCCTGGATGAGCTTCCCAAAAATGAAAACGCAAAATCCAGTACCAGACAGAAAGACAACATCCCCAAGAAACCAAGAGAAAGGGGAGCTGCAATAGGGCATACAATGCAGGAAAGCAGTAAGATTGCTGGTGTTAAGACCAAAGATGGTGAGAATCTGGTATCCACAAGTAGACAGAAAGTGGTAGAAGGCAATAAGAATCCCTTGATGCAGAAAAACACTGCTTTTCTTCTGCAAGCAGAAAAGGTCCTGCCTGCCAACAACAATGTTGGCCTTGAGATGGTTATTCATGATGGAAAACAATCCTCAAAAGACTTGATGGGAATAAAACCTGTGACAAGATCAGGAAAGACAACCACCATGAAAACAGATAAGCAGCAAAGTGCCCAATTCAGACAGAACAGCAGTAAGGATAATCacgaaagagaaagaaagcagGATACTATGAGGTATGGGGAACAAAAGTTGCAGGTAAGAAAACAACAAGATACTGAGATGGTATCCAAGAGTACATCCAACAAGGCAGCAAAGCAGCCTCACACAAGCCAAGCCAGGGTAAATAGAAACAGTATGGTAGAAGTTGTTAATGCCGTGCAACCCAGAGGAGTTCCAAATGGCACTTACCACGAGAATCTAGTGAGAAGAAAAAGTGCAGCTGAATTGAACATGCATATGAATGATTTTCCTCAAAAGGACTCAGATCAAGAAAATTTAGGCATTCCACCAGCTAGGAAGGAAAAAGCTGTTCATCATGTAGCACCCTTACAGAAGGCAAAAACTAGAAGAGTGAATAAAAGTGAAATTCCTCGAAGAGTGGATGAAGTAGTGACCAGAAGAAATGGAACGCTGAATAAGTTGACAAGGCCACCAAAACAATCTATTTTGGACCAAGTGACACATAGAACCCATGATAAAGTCAGTGGCCACAGTGGAGCAGAAAAGGGTAGAGCCAGTAGGTTGAAACAAGCAGAGCCACGCATAGTCAAGTCCAACAAATCAACAGAAAGCACTCGACCACTACATTTGGTACAGAACCTACAGAAAGAAGCTGAGGCTCCTACTTTCTATGGTCACAATGAAGACGAATTCCGAAGCCTCCGAGAACCAAAAACTCTAGTCCCACATGACAGT CGTCAAAATTCAATCTCAGTAGTACCTAACGATCAACATGATCAAGTACCAATCTTTGGAGCTGATGAGTGCATTACATCACCAAATGCACTTAATG TTGCAGGAACCCAATCAACCCATGAAGACACCTTGGATATTTCATCCACATTGCAATTGGAGCAACAGAAGCCTTTCAAATGGAGAAAACAAGAGCCACTTACAGAAACTGAAATCCTTCTCAAGCAGATAGTGATCCAGAGCCAACTGTTCCTCAACACAGCAGAGGCACTTTTCAGACTCGAAATCCCTTTCGGAATTCTCCACGCTAGTAGTAGCGACTACGATCATGAGTACAAGTACATCACTCATCCCGAAGACATTAAGCTCACATTAGACTGCAGCTACGagataatgaaaagaaaaggtaaaAGGCAAGAGCTCGCTGTGCATCCCAAGTTTGTGAAGGTATCCATAAGCTTCACTCAGGTCCAGTCTCTGGATGAGCTGGTTAAGCAGTTGAGTAAAGACATTGATAAGCTGAAACTGTATGGGAAGAATGGAAAACTGGAATGTGGGGTTGAAGAGTATGTGCCTAGAATGCTTGAATTCGACGTGAATAACAGGGAGCCTGAGCTGAATTGTATGTGGGATTTGGGTTGGGATGTGACCATGTTTGGGTTTGTTGAAGTGGATGAAGTTGTTAGGGATTTGGAGAGGGGTGTGCTCAGTGGACTTGTTGATGAGCTTACCAGAGACCTCTTTCATATGTGA
- the LOC112204013 gene encoding uncharacterized protein LOC112204013, with translation MDKEWIFSDKNSEEYNTGLRAFINHALQHASFKGQIKCPCSKCHNTYYKSPAVIEEQHLFMDGMDPKYVNNPWTEHGERLPVAVDPNLPGSSEPQPDFNPSGPSSSQPNFDVQDMLHDIFGVYEEEDNWEAPGPTEGPSMPHGPSPDVERFYRLIDDADTELYPGAGKKMFDFLIKLYQLKALHSWSDVSFTKLLELLKAYLPPGETLPATFYLTKKFIKDLGLTYQKIDACPNDCMLYRKDHASDTVCHVCGTSRYKKDTSTDATSNKKTAAKILRYFPLGPRLQRLYMSRHTSEFMVWHSEKRPRDGVLRHPADSLAWAELDKIDYDFGSEGRNVRLGLASDGFNPFGMMSLSHSTWPVIVTVYNLPPWLCMKRPYMMLSLLIPGPKSPGVDIDVYLQPLVDELKELWTEGIPTYDAYKK, from the coding sequence ATGGACAAGGAATGGATATTTTCAGATAAAAACAGTGAGGAATACAATACTGGGTTGCGTGCATTCATCAATCATGCCTTACAACATGCTTCTTTTAAGGGTCAAATCAAGTGTCCGTGTAGTAAATGTCATAATACCTATTACAAATCTCCAGCAGTTATTGAGGAGCAGCATCTCTTTATGGATGGCATGGATCCGAAATATGTTAACAATCCTTGGACCGAGCACGGTGAACGTTTACCAGTTGCAGTTGATCCTAATTTGCCAGGATCTTCTGAACCTCAACCAGATTTTAATCCATCAGGACCATCATCATCTCAGCCAAATTTTGATGTGCAAGATATGTTGCATGATATATTTGGCgtgtatgaagaagaagataattggGAAGCACCAGGACCTACTGAAGGTCCATCCATGCCCCATGGCCCTAGCCCAGATGTAGAAAGATTCTACCGACTTATAGATGATGCTGATACTGAATTATACCCGGGTGCAGGGAAGAAGATGTTTGATTTCTTGATAAAGTTGTATCAGTTAAAAGCATTGCATAGTTGGAGTGATGTGTCGTTCACAAAGTTGCTTGAATTGTTAAAAGCCTATTTGCCTCCAGGGGAAACTCTTCCTGCTACGTTttatttgacaaaaaaatttattaaagatCTCGGGCTGACATACCAAAAGATCGATGCATGTCCTAATGATTGTATGTTATATCGAAAAGATCATGCTTCAGACACAGTTTGTCATGTATGTGGAACTAGTCGGTACAAAAAGGACACATCTACTGACGCGACATCCAATAAGAAGACAGCTGCTAAGATTCTGCGTTACTTTCCATTAGGGCCAAGACTTCAAAGGCTGTACATGTCTCGCCACACCTCAGAATTTATGGTTTGGCATTCCGAAAAGAGACCACGAGATGGGGTTCTGCGCCATCCAGCTGATTCTCTTGCTTGGGCAGAATTAGACAAAATTGATTATGATTTTGGCTCAGAGGGTCGAAATGTTCGTTTGGGTCTAGCCAGTGATGGATTCAACCCTTTTGGTATGATGAGCTTGTCCCATAGTACCTGGCCTGTTATAGTTACTGTTTACAATCTCCCTCCTTGGTTATGCATGAAAAGACCGTACATGATGTTATCTCTGCTTATACCAGGCCCTAAAAGTCCTGGAGTTGACATAGATGTGTACCTGCAACCGTTGGTAGAcgaattgaaagagttatgGACAGAAGGAATTCCTACATATGACGCATATAAGAAATAG